A section of the Paenibacillus odorifer genome encodes:
- a CDS encoding transglutaminase domain-containing protein, with the protein MWKKRFTLAKVILGGVIICAAIPPTLYWTWGHAYAATTSPTVRSVSEIAQKLTGAMNNRRETITFTYEGKTSNLKTQIQTGLDQAMNSDPYLYYIIDSYGYTYRGSKSSVKVTVEVKYLETLEQTAFVNKEVKATLKKIITPGMNNHQKVKAIHDWVVLRLKYDTSYRKYTAYEGLKSGSAVCQGYSLLTYKLLKEAGFSNKIVEGTAKQPGGRSQSHAWNLVLLEGRWYHLDTTWDDPTPDKAGVVSTAYYLKTDAQMRQDHSWTKSYPAASVAYYKTLSALVERGGQSAGVYKQLQKDLNYELYAEERIVRSAADLIQLANKAVASGEGSLLFRYHGSGTQLKNDLQELYKLGLEDVSYSSTSFDNTGDLKVYVTWE; encoded by the coding sequence ATGTGGAAAAAACGCTTCACGTTGGCAAAAGTCATTCTTGGAGGAGTGATTATTTGCGCAGCCATTCCCCCGACATTGTATTGGACCTGGGGGCATGCTTATGCGGCCACGACTTCACCGACCGTTCGTTCTGTAAGTGAAATTGCCCAGAAGCTAACCGGTGCGATGAATAATCGTAGAGAAACTATCACTTTTACTTATGAGGGGAAAACCTCGAATTTAAAAACACAGATACAAACGGGTCTAGATCAAGCGATGAATAGCGATCCCTATTTGTATTACATCATAGACAGCTACGGATACACTTATCGAGGGAGCAAAAGCTCTGTAAAGGTTACAGTAGAAGTGAAATACTTGGAAACGCTGGAGCAGACCGCTTTTGTGAACAAAGAAGTAAAGGCAACGCTCAAGAAGATCATTACACCGGGCATGAATAATCATCAGAAGGTTAAGGCTATCCACGACTGGGTGGTGCTGCGTCTGAAGTATGATACCTCTTATCGTAAATATACGGCTTATGAAGGTCTGAAGAGTGGCAGTGCCGTTTGCCAGGGGTATTCGCTGTTGACCTATAAGCTGCTCAAGGAAGCGGGATTCAGTAATAAAATCGTTGAGGGCACTGCAAAACAGCCGGGAGGACGCAGCCAGTCTCATGCTTGGAATCTAGTGCTGCTCGAAGGAAGATGGTATCATCTCGACACAACTTGGGATGACCCGACACCTGATAAAGCCGGCGTGGTAAGCACCGCGTATTACTTGAAGACTGATGCACAAATGCGTCAGGACCATAGCTGGACGAAGTCTTATCCGGCAGCCTCGGTTGCCTATTATAAGACCTTGTCGGCACTTGTAGAGCGTGGAGGACAGAGCGCCGGGGTGTATAAGCAGCTTCAGAAGGACCTTAATTATGAGCTGTATGCCGAGGAGCGGATTGTACGTTCAGCAGCAGATTTAATTCAGCTGGCGAATAAGGCTGTCGCTTCAGGAGAGGGATCTTTATTATTCCGTTATCACGGTAGTGGAACCCAGCTGAAGAATGATCTACAGGAATTATATAAACTTGGACTAGAGGATGTGTCTTATTCTAGCACTTCTTTTGATAATACGGGTGATCTAAAAGTGTATGTGACTTGGGAATAG